In Gimesia benthica, a single window of DNA contains:
- a CDS encoding ATP-grasp domain-containing protein has translation MRIAILGNQGSWYCHELQQAAEARGHLSCTLEFHDLAAWLPGLSAEQFNSYDADECQIDLNRFDALVIRTMPPGSLEQVIFRMDLLGRLEQAGVTVFNTPRAIECAVDKYLTTSRLSAAGLPVPATAVCESSAAAMQRFEDLGGDVVVKPLFGSEGRGIFRVSDPDLAYRSFRTLERTQAVIYLQRYISHPGYDLRILILNGSVVGAIRRHNQTDFRTNISRQGRAEAYLPTESEVQLALRACELTQAEFAGVDLLTPVDAPENRYLLEVNAVPGWRGLQSATNVNVAALVIEYLEQKRNNAGASQT, from the coding sequence GTGCGGATTGCCATTCTGGGAAATCAGGGAAGCTGGTACTGCCATGAGCTTCAGCAGGCTGCGGAAGCTCGCGGGCATTTGTCCTGCACACTCGAATTCCACGATCTCGCAGCCTGGCTCCCTGGTCTTTCTGCAGAGCAGTTCAACAGCTATGACGCAGATGAGTGTCAGATTGATCTCAATCGGTTTGACGCCCTGGTCATTCGCACGATGCCTCCCGGCTCGCTGGAACAGGTTATCTTTCGCATGGATTTGCTGGGGCGGCTGGAACAGGCAGGCGTAACCGTATTCAACACTCCCCGAGCCATAGAGTGCGCAGTCGATAAATATCTGACAACTTCCCGCCTATCGGCAGCGGGACTGCCTGTTCCTGCGACCGCCGTCTGTGAATCCTCAGCAGCGGCAATGCAGCGGTTCGAAGATCTGGGGGGAGACGTCGTTGTCAAACCGCTGTTTGGTTCTGAAGGACGTGGCATCTTCCGGGTCAGCGATCCCGATCTTGCTTACCGCTCATTCCGCACGCTCGAACGCACGCAGGCTGTCATCTATCTGCAGCGTTACATTTCTCACCCGGGCTACGACCTGCGAATTCTGATTCTCAATGGTTCCGTCGTTGGAGCAATCCGCAGACATAATCAGACTGATTTTCGAACCAACATTTCCCGCCAGGGACGAGCGGAAGCTTACTTGCCGACTGAGTCTGAAGTTCAACTGGCGTTGCGGGCCTGCGAACTGACCCAGGCCGAATTTGCGGGCGTTGATCTGTTGACTCCCGTCGATGCACCTGAGAACCGTTACCTGCTCGAAGTCAATGCGGTACCAGGCTGGAGAGGACTGCAATCTGCCACAAATGTGAATGTGGCTGCACTGGTGATTGAATATCTGGAACAGAAACGAAACAATGCAGGTGCCAGCCAGACCTGA
- a CDS encoding inositol monophosphatase family protein — MELNSLLDALQAHLPEILRWSGAIAKRLRNFNIAVENKSSGSALTDALTLADLTLQELIVAALRDRDPIFRECRIEAEEKTGDLDRFSEDSPYVLSIDPIDGTKQYRDKTANGYCVMVHLRDSETVHYSLVYIPETAEQGTWVEAVHKKVICGPDDLSRPAREVLDAMPAIDPQTRPDSPRIYLIGFQDKDTSNARLVTETGLEGVPPDEMPGSIYDHLATGAFGGSLIHTPNVYDFPVSLHIARILGGDAVWVHNGEPVNFHEHWLDDRADMLRLPGITACSANPETLKTLCELAKDWSQVRYQD, encoded by the coding sequence ATGGAACTCAATTCTCTACTCGACGCATTACAGGCCCATCTTCCCGAAATCCTCCGCTGGTCCGGTGCGATCGCGAAACGCCTGCGAAATTTCAATATCGCTGTCGAGAATAAATCATCGGGCAGTGCCCTCACTGACGCCCTGACTCTGGCTGATCTGACATTGCAGGAATTGATTGTCGCTGCTTTACGGGATCGCGATCCGATTTTTCGTGAGTGTCGCATCGAAGCTGAAGAGAAAACCGGCGACCTGGATCGCTTCTCAGAGGACTCTCCCTACGTACTCTCGATCGATCCGATTGATGGCACTAAACAGTATCGTGATAAAACAGCCAACGGTTACTGTGTCATGGTTCATCTGCGCGATAGTGAAACGGTCCATTATTCGCTGGTTTATATTCCGGAAACCGCAGAACAGGGCACCTGGGTAGAAGCAGTACACAAAAAAGTGATTTGTGGTCCAGATGACCTGAGCCGTCCCGCCCGGGAAGTGCTGGATGCGATGCCTGCCATTGATCCTCAGACACGCCCCGATTCACCACGCATCTACCTGATCGGCTTCCAGGATAAAGACACATCGAACGCCCGACTGGTGACGGAAACCGGACTGGAAGGAGTCCCACCGGATGAAATGCCAGGCAGTATCTATGACCACCTGGCAACTGGAGCCTTTGGCGGTTCGCTGATCCACACTCCGAATGTCTACGACTTTCCCGTCTCACTGCACATCGCCCGCATCCTGGGTGGCGATGCGGTCTGGGTACACAATGGCGAGCCGGTTAACTTTCACGAGCACTGGCTCGACGATCGGGCAGACATGCTGCGTCTGCCCGGTATCACGGCCTGCAGCGCCAATCCAGAGACGTTAAAAACACTCTGTGAACTGGCAAAAGACTGGAGCCAGGTCCGATATCAGGACTGA
- a CDS encoding class I SAM-dependent methyltransferase — MAPLSSPQKNNPKRQRLKQSIRSLIEFRGASELDQNQFQSTARKLYDGPAGAVLYLASKLSLHDPLVGRILKTRRFDVTEFRNILDIGAGAGQILGHLLRETHPEARLVACDLSHQMLKRARTRMGSPRPDYLSADLTCLPFQDESFDCVTCGWVLEYLTDPRHGLSEIHRVLQPGGSLFLMATEDRLSGMLNSATWKCKTYNRIELQQAFEETGLPWKEQHWFTPIHQFLKLGGIIVEATKPLEAAEDLTVDAVSTTTQS, encoded by the coding sequence ATGGCTCCATTAAGTTCTCCCCAAAAAAATAATCCAAAGCGGCAACGCCTCAAACAATCGATTCGCTCACTGATCGAATTTCGTGGTGCTTCTGAATTGGACCAAAACCAGTTTCAGTCGACCGCTCGGAAATTATATGACGGTCCGGCAGGAGCAGTGCTCTATCTGGCCAGTAAGCTGTCACTGCATGATCCCCTGGTAGGGAGGATTCTCAAAACTCGTCGTTTCGATGTGACCGAGTTTCGGAATATCCTGGATATCGGCGCTGGAGCCGGACAGATTCTGGGACATCTGCTGCGGGAAACGCATCCCGAAGCAAGATTAGTCGCCTGCGATCTATCACACCAGATGCTGAAACGGGCGCGAACTCGTATGGGGAGTCCACGTCCGGATTATCTTTCAGCAGATTTGACCTGTCTGCCATTTCAGGATGAATCTTTTGATTGCGTTACCTGTGGCTGGGTGCTGGAATACTTGACGGATCCCCGTCATGGCCTGTCAGAAATTCACCGTGTTCTGCAGCCCGGTGGTAGCCTGTTTCTGATGGCGACTGAAGATCGTCTGTCCGGAATGCTCAACAGTGCAACCTGGAAGTGCAAAACCTATAATCGGATTGAACTCCAGCAGGCCTTCGAAGAGACAGGGCTGCCCTGGAAAGAGCAGCACTGGTTTACACCGATCCATCAGTTCCTGAAGCTGGGCGGAATTATTGTCGAAGCGACTAAACCGCTGGAAGCTGCTGAAGATCTTACAGTAGATGCCGTTTCTACCACAACTCAGTCCTGA
- a CDS encoding arsenate reductase/protein-tyrosine-phosphatase family protein codes for MTERINLKQTDDIRDVIHLAVQYLAKGELVAFPTATAYVIAGQALSPDVMQKLKHLAGNEDPLVLCVKDFDEAQDYLPEMPPIARKLSKRCWPGPIVLELDRPGPDTLFSELPAEVQQQICPAERIRLRAPAHEIIFQTMRLSPSPLVLLNEDARFQTADAVTEAFGDQIALVIDDGPSRFGDQSTLVSIKDNQWSILQPGVVTDTTLKRLSSEIYLFVCTGNTCRSPMAEGLFRKLLSDKLGCQEDELSDRGYIVASAGLAAAMGAPPSPEGVSILAEQGIDIQAHESQPLTERLLDQSDHLYTMTQGHRSAILAERPDLAETVRLLSPNGKDISDPIGGGYQCYVDCKQEIENCLKTIVTQLHLPE; via the coding sequence ATGACCGAACGGATCAATTTAAAACAGACTGACGATATCCGTGATGTGATCCATCTGGCAGTCCAGTACCTGGCTAAAGGCGAATTAGTTGCATTTCCAACGGCAACCGCTTATGTGATTGCAGGACAGGCTTTGAGTCCGGATGTCATGCAAAAACTTAAACATCTTGCCGGAAATGAAGATCCGCTGGTGCTCTGTGTCAAAGATTTTGATGAAGCACAGGATTATCTCCCGGAAATGCCTCCGATTGCCCGCAAACTCTCAAAACGCTGCTGGCCCGGCCCGATCGTACTGGAACTCGATCGCCCCGGCCCTGACACACTGTTCTCTGAGCTGCCCGCCGAAGTTCAGCAGCAGATCTGCCCTGCAGAGCGTATCCGACTGCGTGCCCCGGCACATGAGATTATTTTTCAGACCATGCGGCTCTCTCCTTCACCACTGGTTCTACTGAATGAAGACGCTCGTTTTCAGACAGCAGACGCCGTGACGGAGGCGTTCGGAGACCAGATCGCCCTGGTTATTGATGATGGCCCATCCCGCTTCGGAGATCAGTCTACCCTGGTCTCAATCAAGGATAACCAATGGAGCATTCTCCAACCGGGCGTCGTCACAGATACAACACTGAAACGACTTTCCAGTGAAATTTACCTGTTTGTCTGCACAGGAAACACCTGCCGCAGTCCGATGGCTGAAGGCCTGTTCCGAAAACTGCTCTCTGATAAACTGGGCTGTCAGGAAGATGAACTGTCGGACCGTGGCTATATTGTCGCCTCAGCGGGACTCGCAGCTGCAATGGGAGCCCCTCCCAGCCCCGAAGGCGTCTCGATTCTGGCTGAACAGGGCATTGATATTCAGGCTCATGAAAGTCAACCACTGACCGAACGCCTACTTGACCAGTCCGATCATCTTTATACGATGACACAAGGACATCGATCCGCGATTCTCGCGGAACGCCCCGACCTGGCAGAAACCGTCAGATTACTCTCGCCCAATGGGAAAGATATCTCGGACCCGATCGGTGGAGGCTATCAGTGCTACGTAGACTGTAAACAAGAAATAGAGAACTGTTTAAAGACGATTGTCACTCAACTCCATCTCCCTGAGTGA